The Temnothorax longispinosus isolate EJ_2023e unplaced genomic scaffold, Tlon_JGU_v1 HiC_scaffold_26, whole genome shotgun sequence genome contains a region encoding:
- the LOC139824073 gene encoding uncharacterized protein isoform X1 yields the protein MADNVHRKSHRLLDGSRKISNPVHRTTTETIRLGEIDRHHQPVVAPSSVQAASGNQCNRKKTSSFQITSVTVGCRMSNDAGEDSNDDLDESHTEDNSVEHSRITDLDIETPSYSEDTFSKEDVFFNTSNAALSTAPVIPTSSQYGLAIVPSEGGNVNNSVNDSNINTLDITSVTDKQDADLREVHSHGRNERFKVVKIESTEPFKRGRWTCMDYLDHTSVNQPTAISTPKVSDPNEVCISYGVTDSGIVIPEAAKQSVVTDDKGIGIDANGPVSSHPDTVHPSIAVSSNPAQSVSSTNYTVNNSIPSNVQHNPTQVQTQAKVQQPSAQQIPQYFQSQTQPIATQQQPQQQQPPPQPSQGGQGSTLPSNLQATHPSNLGQPQSMPQGSIPIITQTSNSAVTPQPSIPHSKEETYVTVSTQNQSLPVQNVCQPTVQQTSAPTSQAPNILVTQHQSEATSCQQPLPTQKPQMTQISEPLTAIQGIQGIQNIHKVPQTTGASQQTSTIHPSGAPVQSQVITPSTQQMQPQTSNGNAPVQITQVTAGCQNVVGGLQQGNIAFHQSDPEQESISGIVPNATTVQSADATLLESLAEVTQGSDEHRTLEDNESMSGTNAVAIDNKIEQAMDLVKSHLMFAVREEVEVLKEKIAELMDRINQLEAENSILKAHATPETLAQLSQSTAKLPQNNSGSGQ from the exons ATGGCAGATAATGTGCACAGAAAGTCACATAGGCTGTTAGATGGTAGTAGGAAGATATCAAATCCCGTGCACCGCACGACCACGGAGACGATCCGTCTGGGCGAGATAGACAGGCATCATCAGCCGGTTGTCGCGCCGAGCAGCGTGCAAGCTGCAAGTGGCAATCAGTGCAATCGGAAGAAAACGTCGTCGTTCCAAATAACCAGCGTCACCGTAGGCTGCCGTATGAGCAATGACGCCGGCGAGGATTCCAACGACGATTTGGACGAGTCGCACACGGAGGACAATTCCGTGGAGCACTCGCGCATCACCGATCTCGATATCGAGACGCCGAGCTATTCCGAGGACACGTTCTCCAAGGAAGACGTGTTTTTCAATACAAGCAACGCCGCCCTCAGCACGGCCCCGGTGATTCCCACCAGCTCGCAATACGGTCTAGCCATCGTACCCTCGGAGGGTGGCAACGTTAATAATTCGGTAAATGATAGCAATATCAATACTTTGGACATTACGTCCGTCACCGATAAGCAGGACGCCGATCTACGCGAGGTCCATTCCCATGGCAGGAACGAGAGATTCAAGGTAGTGAAAATCGAGAGCACGGAGCCTTTCAAGAGAGGACGTTGGACCTGCATGGATTACCTGGATCACACGTCCGTTAATCAGCCGACGGCCATCAGTACTCCAAAAGTGTCCGATCCGAACGAAGTGTGCATATCTTATGGGGTGACCGATAGTGGGATTGTTATACCGGAAGCTGCGAAGCAATCTGTAGTGACTGACGATAAAGGGATTGGTATCGACGCTAATGGCCCGGTATCGTCTCACCCGGACACGGTGCACCCGTCGATCGCCGTGTCGAGTAACCCCGCGCAATCGGTATCGAGTACAAACTATACGGTAAATAATTCGATACCTTCTAATGTACAGCATAATCCTACACAAGTTCAGACCCAGGCCAAAGTGCAGCAGCCATCCGCGCAGCAAATCCCGCAATATTTTCAATCTCAGACTCAGCCAATAGCTACTCAGCAACAGCCGCAACAGCAACAGCCGCCGCCACAGCCGTCGCAAGGCGGTCAAGGTTCTACGTTACCTTCCAATTTACAGGCCACTCATCCTAGCAACTTGGGACAACCTCAGAGTATGCCCCAAGGTTCTATCCCCATTATAACACAGACTAGCAATAGTGCAGTGACGCCTCAGCCCAGTATACCTCACTCTAAGGAAGAAACTTATGTAACGGTGAGCACGCAGAATCAATCCTTGCCGGTCCAGAATGTTTGCCAGCCCACGGTTCAGCAAACGTCAGCTCCTACCTCTCAGGCTCCAAATATTCTCGTCACGCAGCATCAATCAGAAGCAACTTCCTGTCAACAGCCGTTGCCGACGCAAAAACCACAGATGACGCAAATTTCCGAGCCATTGACTGCCATACAGGGGATACAGGGCATACAAAATATCCACAAGGTTCCTCAGACGACCGGGGCGTCGCAACAGACGTCGACGATCCATCCCTCCGGAGCGCCTGTGCAATCGCAGGTGATCACACCTTCGACCCAGCAGATGCAACCGCAAACGTCCAACGGTAATGCCCCGGTGCAGATCACACAAGTGACGGCTGGTTGTCAGAATGTCGTGGGTGGTCTGCAGCAGGGTAACATCGCGTTCCACCAATCTGATCCGGAGCAAGAATCCATCTCCGGCATCGTTCCTAACGCTACTACTGTTCAGTCGGCCGACGCAACTCTCCTCGAGTCATTGGCCGAAGTTACGCAGGGCAGCGATGAGCATCGTACTCTCGAAGATAACGAAAG TATGTCGGGGACAAACGCTGTAGCGATTGATAACAAGATTGAGCAGGCTATG GATTTAGTTAAAAGTCATTTAATGTTCGCGGTACGAGAAGAAGTTGAGGTACTGAAAGAGAAGATAGCTGAGCTTATGGATCGTATCAATCAATTGGAAGCggaaaattcaatattaaaagcaCATGCAACTCCAGAAACGTTG
- the LOC139824073 gene encoding uncharacterized protein isoform X2 — protein MADNVHRKSHRLLDGSRKISNPVHRTTTETIRLGEIDRHHQPVVAPSSVQAASGNQCNRKKTSSFQITSVTVGCRMSNDAGEDSNDDLDESHTEDNSVEHSRITDLDIETPSYSEDTFSKEDVFFNTSNAALSTAPVIPTSSQYGLAIVPSEGGNVNNSVNDSNINTLDITSVTDKQDADLREVHSHGRNERFKVVKIESTEPFKRGRWTCMDYLDHTSVNQPTAISTPKVSDPNEVCISYGVTDSGIVIPEAAKQSVVTDDKGIGIDANGPVSSHPDTVHPSIAVSSNPAQSVSSTNYTVNNSIPSNVQHNPTQVQTQAKVQQPSAQQIPQYFQSQTQPIATQQQPQQQQPPPQPSQGGQGSTLPSNLQATHPSNLGQPQSMPQGSIPIITQTSNSAVTPQPSIPHSKEETYVTVSTQNQSLPVQNVCQPTVQQTSAPTSQAPNILVTQHQSEATSCQQPLPTQKPQMTQISEPLTAIQGIQGIQNIHKVPQTTGASQQTSTIHPSGAPVQSQVITPSTQQMQPQTSNGNAPVQITQVTAGCQNVVGGLQQGNIAFHQSDPEQESISGIVPNATTVQSADATLLESLAEVTQGSDEHRTLEDNERLYTFFYSYACIRINLYE, from the exons ATGGCAGATAATGTGCACAGAAAGTCACATAGGCTGTTAGATGGTAGTAGGAAGATATCAAATCCCGTGCACCGCACGACCACGGAGACGATCCGTCTGGGCGAGATAGACAGGCATCATCAGCCGGTTGTCGCGCCGAGCAGCGTGCAAGCTGCAAGTGGCAATCAGTGCAATCGGAAGAAAACGTCGTCGTTCCAAATAACCAGCGTCACCGTAGGCTGCCGTATGAGCAATGACGCCGGCGAGGATTCCAACGACGATTTGGACGAGTCGCACACGGAGGACAATTCCGTGGAGCACTCGCGCATCACCGATCTCGATATCGAGACGCCGAGCTATTCCGAGGACACGTTCTCCAAGGAAGACGTGTTTTTCAATACAAGCAACGCCGCCCTCAGCACGGCCCCGGTGATTCCCACCAGCTCGCAATACGGTCTAGCCATCGTACCCTCGGAGGGTGGCAACGTTAATAATTCGGTAAATGATAGCAATATCAATACTTTGGACATTACGTCCGTCACCGATAAGCAGGACGCCGATCTACGCGAGGTCCATTCCCATGGCAGGAACGAGAGATTCAAGGTAGTGAAAATCGAGAGCACGGAGCCTTTCAAGAGAGGACGTTGGACCTGCATGGATTACCTGGATCACACGTCCGTTAATCAGCCGACGGCCATCAGTACTCCAAAAGTGTCCGATCCGAACGAAGTGTGCATATCTTATGGGGTGACCGATAGTGGGATTGTTATACCGGAAGCTGCGAAGCAATCTGTAGTGACTGACGATAAAGGGATTGGTATCGACGCTAATGGCCCGGTATCGTCTCACCCGGACACGGTGCACCCGTCGATCGCCGTGTCGAGTAACCCCGCGCAATCGGTATCGAGTACAAACTATACGGTAAATAATTCGATACCTTCTAATGTACAGCATAATCCTACACAAGTTCAGACCCAGGCCAAAGTGCAGCAGCCATCCGCGCAGCAAATCCCGCAATATTTTCAATCTCAGACTCAGCCAATAGCTACTCAGCAACAGCCGCAACAGCAACAGCCGCCGCCACAGCCGTCGCAAGGCGGTCAAGGTTCTACGTTACCTTCCAATTTACAGGCCACTCATCCTAGCAACTTGGGACAACCTCAGAGTATGCCCCAAGGTTCTATCCCCATTATAACACAGACTAGCAATAGTGCAGTGACGCCTCAGCCCAGTATACCTCACTCTAAGGAAGAAACTTATGTAACGGTGAGCACGCAGAATCAATCCTTGCCGGTCCAGAATGTTTGCCAGCCCACGGTTCAGCAAACGTCAGCTCCTACCTCTCAGGCTCCAAATATTCTCGTCACGCAGCATCAATCAGAAGCAACTTCCTGTCAACAGCCGTTGCCGACGCAAAAACCACAGATGACGCAAATTTCCGAGCCATTGACTGCCATACAGGGGATACAGGGCATACAAAATATCCACAAGGTTCCTCAGACGACCGGGGCGTCGCAACAGACGTCGACGATCCATCCCTCCGGAGCGCCTGTGCAATCGCAGGTGATCACACCTTCGACCCAGCAGATGCAACCGCAAACGTCCAACGGTAATGCCCCGGTGCAGATCACACAAGTGACGGCTGGTTGTCAGAATGTCGTGGGTGGTCTGCAGCAGGGTAACATCGCGTTCCACCAATCTGATCCGGAGCAAGAATCCATCTCCGGCATCGTTCCTAACGCTACTACTGTTCAGTCGGCCGACGCAACTCTCCTCGAGTCATTGGCCGAAGTTACGCAGGGCAGCGATGAGCATCGTACTCTCGAAGATAACGAAAG ATTGTATACCTTTTTTTATTCGTACGCTTGCATACGAATAAATCTATATGAATAA